The proteins below are encoded in one region of Sulfolobus islandicus Y.N.15.51:
- the gcvT gene encoding glycine cleavage system aminomethyltransferase GcvT: MFVSPFHDLEEKLGANFGEFAGWEMPMSFTSYAEEHMSVRSSVAFFNLSHMGRLRVKGNPKEFEMLVAKEVSKTNSGNMIGPTAFLNDKAGFKDDVMVYKVSENEWLIVTNAINREKIVNWIKSNSNLDVDDLTFKYGMIAIQGRKLEEILGKNELKPLEFKLNTKFMGYDVFLVSKSGWTGENGLEVWVTLDIGRQLIMDLVKIGIKPAGLIARDSLRQEMGFVLYGEDIDETITPVEARYWVFSLEKDFIGKDSLVERIKSGIEKVRIGFKMKKGKRIIPRHPSKIYSLGNEAGYVTSSTFSPYLNRVIGMGYVNPKYFYLGYNLAVEIRSKQYDIKIDEFPFI; the protein is encoded by the coding sequence ATGTTTGTTTCACCTTTCCATGACCTTGAGGAAAAGTTGGGAGCTAATTTTGGAGAATTCGCTGGCTGGGAAATGCCAATGAGCTTTACCAGTTATGCAGAAGAGCATATGAGTGTGAGAAGTTCAGTAGCGTTTTTCAACTTATCTCATATGGGCAGACTAAGAGTTAAAGGTAATCCAAAGGAGTTTGAAATGTTAGTAGCTAAGGAAGTTAGCAAGACGAATTCTGGAAATATGATAGGGCCTACTGCATTTTTGAACGATAAGGCTGGCTTTAAAGATGATGTAATGGTTTATAAAGTATCTGAGAATGAATGGTTAATTGTAACGAATGCAATAAATAGAGAGAAAATTGTAAATTGGATAAAATCCAATTCAAATTTGGATGTAGATGATTTAACATTCAAATATGGCATGATTGCTATTCAAGGTAGGAAATTAGAAGAAATTTTAGGTAAAAATGAATTAAAACCGTTAGAATTTAAGCTTAATACTAAATTTATGGGATATGACGTTTTTTTAGTTAGTAAATCTGGATGGACAGGGGAGAATGGGTTAGAAGTTTGGGTTACATTAGATATTGGCAGACAACTAATTATGGATTTAGTGAAAATCGGAATAAAGCCTGCTGGTTTGATTGCAAGAGACAGTTTAAGGCAAGAGATGGGATTTGTTCTTTATGGAGAAGATATTGATGAGACCATTACTCCGGTTGAAGCAAGATATTGGGTTTTCTCGCTGGAAAAGGATTTCATAGGAAAAGATAGTTTAGTTGAACGTATAAAGAGTGGTATCGAGAAAGTTAGGATAGGCTTTAAGATGAAAAAAGGCAAGAGGATTATACCTAGGCATCCATCTAAGATATACTCACTTGGAAATGAGGCAGGATATGTGACGAGTAGTACTTTTTCTCCTTACTTAAATAGAGTCATAGGTATGGGTTATGTAAATCCCAAGTACTTCTATCTAGGCTATAATCTGGCAGTGGAAATTAGAAGTAAACAGTATGATATAAAAATTGACGAGTTTCCATTTATCTAG
- the gcvH gene encoding glycine cleavage system protein GcvH has translation MKVGRYVVLTDRLYTETDEWVVLSNDNVVVVGITDYAQKKLRDIVGIELPQLQKEVKAGESVGVIESVKAAADIFSPLSGIIVEVNSKLLEHPEIINKDPYGEGWIFKLKASKLSEEKEKLLSPEKYIEKIKGG, from the coding sequence ATGAAAGTAGGTAGATATGTAGTTCTGACAGATAGACTATATACGGAGACTGATGAATGGGTAGTACTTTCCAACGATAACGTGGTGGTGGTTGGAATAACTGATTATGCGCAAAAGAAGTTAAGAGATATAGTAGGAATTGAATTACCTCAGCTGCAGAAAGAGGTAAAGGCAGGAGAATCTGTGGGAGTTATAGAATCTGTAAAAGCCGCAGCAGATATTTTCTCTCCGTTAAGTGGGATAATAGTTGAGGTAAACAGTAAATTACTTGAGCATCCAGAGATAATAAATAAGGATCCCTATGGTGAAGGCTGGATTTTCAAGTTAAAGGCGTCTAAACTATCAGAGGAAAAGGAAAAACTACTTAGCCCAGAAAAGTATATTGAAAAAATAAAGGGTGGATGA
- a CDS encoding proteasome assembly chaperone family protein yields MDELSEAFEIRERYVPQIGRPSYLLVSLPDAGLVGSISGEFLINSLNLKEYGEIYSHKYLPPISHVVNGVAKSPIRLYHYDNFLLLHSWVAIPANSIHHLANLVVDYAEKYGIQTIISITGVPVPNRLDLEKPTPYWVVSSEDFAKELDSLNLMKKFVEGYVTGPYAPILFESAKKFIKNLVIVVESFLDLPDPEAAAVALDIVSKMLGFKVDTSSLLKEAEEIRVRIKGLMQQTRQELPNYSGLRPYTYA; encoded by the coding sequence GTGGATGAATTGAGTGAAGCGTTTGAAATTAGGGAAAGATACGTTCCTCAGATAGGTAGACCATCGTATTTATTAGTGAGCTTACCAGATGCTGGCTTAGTAGGTAGTATATCTGGAGAATTTTTGATTAATTCTCTAAATTTAAAAGAATATGGAGAAATTTACTCACACAAATATTTGCCCCCCATTTCTCATGTAGTTAACGGAGTAGCTAAGTCACCTATACGTTTATATCACTATGATAACTTCCTTTTACTTCATTCTTGGGTTGCAATCCCAGCAAATAGTATACATCATTTGGCAAATTTAGTTGTAGACTATGCAGAGAAATATGGGATACAGACAATAATATCGATAACCGGAGTCCCAGTGCCAAATAGATTAGATCTAGAGAAGCCAACTCCCTATTGGGTGGTTAGTTCTGAGGATTTCGCTAAAGAGTTAGATAGTTTGAATTTAATGAAGAAATTTGTAGAAGGTTACGTAACTGGGCCTTATGCTCCTATTTTATTCGAATCCGCTAAAAAGTTTATCAAGAATTTGGTTATAGTAGTTGAATCATTTCTAGATTTGCCTGATCCCGAAGCCGCTGCAGTAGCCTTAGATATAGTATCTAAGATGTTAGGATTTAAAGTTGATACTTCTTCCTTACTTAAAGAAGCAGAGGAAATTAGAGTAAGAATTAAGGGCTTGATGCAACAGACAAGACAAGAACTCCCAAACTATTCTGGATTGCGTCCATACACATATGCGTGA
- a CDS encoding alpha-crystallin domain-containing protein, whose protein sequence is MPAYKDLYDMVKSMIEKEISRMEKEFRRIESEIKEEIEKYNVPLYSFYESEDFYYYLIDIPNVDTSTIYVKVENNNSLKISCKDKSNKKYVLNVKVPEDADIDSLSVTRVKWLVKITVKRRKD, encoded by the coding sequence ATGCCTGCATACAAGGACTTATATGATATGGTAAAGTCAATGATAGAAAAGGAAATAAGCAGGATGGAGAAAGAGTTCCGAAGGATAGAGAGCGAAATTAAAGAGGAAATTGAAAAATACAATGTTCCCCTATATTCCTTTTATGAATCTGAGGATTTCTATTACTACTTGATCGACATTCCTAATGTTGACACATCTACAATATATGTAAAAGTTGAAAACAATAATAGTCTAAAAATCAGTTGTAAAGATAAGAGTAATAAGAAGTATGTTCTAAATGTAAAGGTACCAGAGGATGCTGATATTGATAGTTTATCTGTTACAAGAGTAAAATGGTTAGTTAAAATTACTGTAAAGCGTAGAAAAGATTAA
- a CDS encoding AbrB/MazE/SpoVT family DNA-binding domain-containing protein, with protein sequence MSEEKIARDIETRKVQKLGSSSLFITLPKKWINKWSIKPGDKVILEALDDGSLRLIAEKVKSNAGKKTILVDADSLKQPLINIIPCLYILGFDEIVFETKKDFTKKDFEDVLYISKHLVGAEVVENSEKKIKLECLLDTEKVGVESLLRRILNIISKRIDEVSKFLTNFNTTHQIGITNNDDLRKIYLMLLRRIIGNKYQSSSTEYYRNSFILLNISILTNIDYIVSKISELRGNFDVSPSQTDTLKSIFTSINDVLDEIVMSVLFPSVKRISNGFNLISQIRQNLLKIKDSLPSSFNLYLEDLVNLLENALNNSMCGIFLEDLPWIEKDLTA encoded by the coding sequence TTGAGTGAGGAAAAAATAGCCAGGGATATAGAGACTAGAAAAGTCCAGAAATTAGGTTCTTCATCATTATTTATCACACTTCCGAAAAAATGGATAAATAAATGGAGCATAAAGCCGGGTGACAAGGTAATTCTTGAGGCCTTGGATGATGGTAGTTTAAGGCTAATAGCAGAGAAGGTTAAGTCTAACGCAGGGAAAAAGACAATATTAGTTGATGCAGACTCGTTAAAACAGCCATTAATTAATATAATTCCATGTCTATACATTTTAGGATTCGATGAAATAGTTTTTGAAACAAAGAAAGATTTCACTAAAAAGGATTTCGAAGATGTTCTCTACATATCTAAACATCTAGTTGGAGCAGAAGTTGTTGAGAATTCCGAGAAAAAAATCAAATTAGAGTGTTTACTAGATACAGAGAAAGTCGGAGTTGAATCCTTACTGAGACGTATATTAAATATTATCTCAAAAAGAATTGACGAAGTATCCAAGTTTCTAACTAATTTTAATACAACCCATCAAATCGGTATAACTAATAATGACGATTTAAGGAAAATATATTTGATGTTACTTAGGAGAATAATAGGAAATAAGTATCAATCCAGTAGTACGGAATATTATAGGAATTCATTTATTTTATTGAATATATCTATTTTGACAAATATAGATTATATAGTGTCAAAGATTTCTGAACTTAGAGGTAACTTTGATGTTAGCCCGAGCCAGACGGATACGTTAAAATCGATTTTCACTAGTATAAATGATGTATTAGATGAGATAGTGATGAGCGTCTTATTCCCTAGTGTAAAAAGAATATCAAATGGATTCAATCTAATATCGCAAATAAGACAAAATCTCTTAAAAATCAAGGATTCCTTACCGAGCTCATTTAATTTGTATTTAGAAGATTTAGTAAATCTATTAGAAAATGCTCTAAACAATTCCATGTGTGGGATTTTCTTAGAGGACTTACCTTGGATAGAAAAAGATTTAACGGCGTAA
- the sufC gene encoding Fe-S cluster assembly ATPase SufC — protein MVTLKIEDLHVEVEGKEILRGINLEVKSGEIHALMGPNGSGKTSLSLALMGHPKYKITKGRITLDGEDITNLEPHEKAKRGLFLAFQNPIEIAGVRLSTLLVAEYNKVSGANTSVMEVISKVKNISKEVGIADSLLNRGVFEGFSGGEKKRVEILQMLLLKPKIAILDEPDSGVDVDGLRMISYFINKLKNELNVGYLIITHYRRILDHISADKVHVLYRGKIIAEGGMELAKLIDEKGYEAVLERNS, from the coding sequence ATGGTAACGTTAAAAATAGAGGATTTACATGTAGAGGTTGAAGGCAAAGAAATACTTAGGGGTATAAATCTTGAAGTTAAGAGCGGAGAAATACATGCATTAATGGGTCCAAACGGGAGCGGTAAGACTTCATTGTCCTTGGCGTTAATGGGACATCCCAAATATAAAATTACTAAGGGAAGGATAACATTAGATGGTGAGGATATAACTAATTTAGAACCTCATGAGAAAGCTAAAAGAGGTCTTTTCTTGGCCTTTCAAAATCCGATAGAAATTGCCGGAGTTAGGTTATCGACACTTTTAGTTGCAGAGTACAATAAGGTAAGTGGTGCCAACACTTCAGTAATGGAGGTAATATCAAAAGTTAAAAATATTAGCAAAGAAGTTGGAATAGCAGATTCTTTATTGAATAGGGGAGTGTTTGAAGGCTTTAGTGGTGGTGAAAAGAAGAGGGTAGAAATCCTACAAATGCTTCTATTAAAGCCTAAGATAGCTATTTTAGATGAACCAGATTCTGGTGTGGACGTTGATGGACTTAGAATGATTTCGTATTTTATAAATAAGCTTAAGAATGAATTAAATGTTGGCTATCTAATAATAACCCATTATAGGAGAATTTTAGATCACATAAGTGCGGATAAAGTTCACGTATTGTATAGGGGGAAGATTATAGCGGAAGGAGGAATGGAACTAGCCAAATTAATTGACGAAAAAGGATATGAAGCAGTCCTAGAGAGGAATTCATAA
- the sufB gene encoding Fe-S cluster assembly protein SufB, whose translation MQEDKISLDLHEIINATIDAKYNKLNQLEFHRRIVESGLSRSTIEEISRIKKEPEWMLKLRLKGLELFEKLPTPNWLPDVLSSLDISALELYVKPGVDKAQSWEELPPEIRKYYDELGIPESEKKFLGGLVAVLESEPIYSNVKVELMKKGVVMLPIDEAVNKYPDLMKEYFMKIFPASDHKFAALHGALWSGGVFVYVPKNVKITTPVEGFFVIGSELEGQFEHTLLIADEGSYIHFIEGCTAPQLKKYSFHDGMVELYAKKNAYIKFTTIQNWSKNVINFNNKRAWADENSTVEWVEGSLGSKYSFVYPSTILRGKNASSTSLVVTMTSGESEWKDSGSKMIHAAPYTKSKVVNKNIGFNGGVNVYRGLIKVNKGAVGSKAFVKCDSLMLDDKTKAYTYPHNQVLEEDADVGHEAHTFRMNEDQLFYLMTRGIDEKEATSMLVLGFIDEIMKELPFEYATMLNKVIKLELDKLGAVA comes from the coding sequence ATGCAAGAAGATAAAATATCATTAGATCTTCATGAGATAATAAACGCTACTATAGACGCCAAGTACAATAAACTTAACCAGTTAGAATTTCATAGAAGAATAGTAGAATCGGGATTAAGCAGATCTACGATAGAGGAAATTTCCAGAATAAAGAAAGAACCAGAATGGATGTTAAAATTAAGATTAAAGGGCTTAGAATTATTCGAAAAATTACCTACGCCAAATTGGTTACCAGACGTTTTATCAAGTTTAGACATTTCAGCATTAGAACTTTACGTTAAGCCTGGTGTCGATAAAGCCCAAAGCTGGGAAGAGCTACCACCAGAAATAAGAAAATATTACGATGAATTAGGTATACCTGAAAGTGAGAAAAAGTTCCTAGGAGGTCTTGTAGCAGTATTAGAATCAGAACCAATTTACTCTAACGTTAAAGTTGAACTAATGAAAAAAGGAGTAGTAATGCTACCAATAGATGAAGCTGTGAATAAATATCCGGACCTTATGAAGGAGTACTTTATGAAGATATTTCCAGCCTCTGATCACAAGTTTGCCGCTTTACATGGCGCATTATGGAGTGGGGGTGTATTCGTATACGTTCCAAAGAATGTGAAGATAACAACACCAGTAGAAGGATTCTTCGTAATAGGATCGGAGCTTGAAGGACAGTTTGAGCACACTCTACTAATAGCTGACGAGGGATCGTATATCCACTTTATTGAAGGTTGTACAGCACCACAACTTAAGAAATACTCATTCCATGATGGTATGGTAGAATTATACGCAAAAAAGAACGCTTACATAAAGTTCACTACAATCCAGAACTGGAGCAAAAACGTGATTAATTTCAATAATAAGAGAGCATGGGCTGACGAAAATTCGACTGTGGAATGGGTCGAAGGATCATTAGGTTCCAAGTACAGTTTTGTATACCCATCAACTATCCTTAGAGGGAAGAACGCTTCATCAACCAGTTTAGTAGTTACAATGACCAGTGGAGAGAGTGAGTGGAAAGATAGTGGTTCGAAAATGATCCATGCTGCACCTTATACTAAGAGCAAAGTGGTAAACAAAAATATTGGTTTCAATGGTGGTGTTAACGTATATAGAGGATTAATTAAAGTAAATAAAGGGGCAGTAGGTTCTAAGGCATTTGTGAAATGCGACTCTCTAATGCTTGATGATAAAACTAAAGCCTACACGTATCCACATAATCAAGTGTTAGAGGAAGACGCAGACGTAGGACATGAAGCGCATACATTCAGAATGAATGAGGATCAACTCTTCTATCTAATGACAAGGGGTATAGATGAAAAAGAGGCCACTTCGATGCTAGTATTAGGGTTCATAGATGAGATCATGAAAGAACTTCCATTTGAGTACGCTACCATGTTAAATAAGGTTATAAAGTTAGAATTAGATAAGCTAGGTGCAGTGGCTTAA
- a CDS encoding SufD family Fe-S cluster assembly protein, whose translation MQWLKLGVVDIQLAKKIINENFTQDRGEREKAFSLYLSKPYQLIHDSPTIKHYTEWDLYESLNLSEISRQEVKYSETENTIEIIDDTIRIPKNNIEVDDLLNDNVISSDEHKLVSLAYSLSRRITISNEGEYHVRHVVNKNKYLLPSHLIINVPKDKQIKVIYEGLNLGEGSLITPIISVNIEDGSTLDFQFVNFSSNNSLLFSYIKANIKGTMHSSIFVNGNKMGHVQFNTRLEEGSVSEFSSRAFGTHNNKIDVVNNVIHLGQRSVSNGFMKAISNDQAFTVVRGVATIDETAINSSTSIIGRSLVLGKDAKAVVSPMLEVKTGRVVMAKHSAAVSRIDENQIFYLQTRGLSKREAEGIIIRGFIIEEQDPETLKDRIEEILKSLGY comes from the coding sequence GTGCAGTGGCTTAAGTTGGGAGTAGTCGATATACAATTAGCTAAAAAAATAATTAATGAAAACTTTACACAAGATAGAGGAGAGAGGGAAAAAGCGTTTTCTTTGTATCTTTCTAAGCCATATCAATTGATACATGACTCACCAACTATCAAACATTATACTGAATGGGACTTATACGAGTCATTAAACCTCAGTGAAATTTCTAGGCAAGAAGTAAAATATAGTGAAACTGAAAATACAATTGAAATTATAGATGACACTATAAGAATTCCAAAAAATAACATAGAAGTAGATGACTTATTGAATGATAATGTTATAAGTAGTGATGAGCATAAATTAGTATCACTTGCCTATTCTCTATCTAGGCGGATAACAATAAGTAACGAAGGAGAGTATCACGTTAGGCATGTCGTCAATAAAAACAAATATCTTTTACCTTCACATCTAATAATTAACGTACCTAAAGATAAACAAATCAAGGTAATTTATGAAGGTCTAAATCTTGGTGAAGGCTCCTTAATAACTCCAATAATATCTGTTAATATAGAAGATGGTTCTACTTTAGATTTCCAATTTGTGAACTTCTCTAGCAACAACAGTCTTCTTTTCTCGTACATTAAGGCTAACATAAAAGGTACAATGCATTCATCAATATTTGTGAACGGTAACAAAATGGGTCACGTTCAATTTAACACTAGGCTAGAGGAGGGCAGTGTAAGTGAGTTCTCATCAAGAGCTTTTGGGACGCACAACAATAAGATAGATGTAGTTAATAATGTCATTCATCTAGGCCAGAGGAGTGTAAGCAATGGCTTTATGAAGGCAATCTCCAACGATCAAGCGTTTACTGTGGTAAGGGGGGTTGCAACTATAGATGAGACTGCAATTAACTCTTCCACATCGATAATTGGTAGATCATTAGTCTTAGGAAAAGATGCTAAAGCAGTAGTTTCTCCCATGCTTGAAGTAAAAACTGGCAGGGTAGTTATGGCTAAACACTCTGCTGCAGTAAGTAGGATAGACGAAAATCAAATCTTCTATCTACAAACTAGGGGGTTAAGTAAAAGAGAGGCTGAAGGGATTATAATAAGGGGTTTTATAATTGAAGAGCAAGATCCAGAGACGCTTAAGGATAGGATAGAAGAAATCTTGAAGTCTTTGGGATATTAG
- a CDS encoding adenosylcobalamin-dependent ribonucleoside-diphosphate reductase, with protein sequence MEQLLYSTSLRKIKVIKRDGRVDEFKLEKILSKLSSVPDEVTDGIVNDVQANVKDNAIDTRAIADIVERNLIENSLKYPFLMELAKRYVLARIYNHVFGKGKWKDFNEKDLLLSYNALKVLEARYLLKDPNTLRYIETPQMLFRRVARFLASVERKYGKSEAEVKQLEEKFYEMISSLKFVPNSPTLMNSETRLGILSACFVIPVKDAMTTPEGDGIYDALRATALVHQQGGGTGFDFSELRPKGDVVASTAGVASGPVSFMKVFDASTDVIKQGGKRRGANMGVMHAWHADIEDFIRAKTGQLKDVQLQNFNISVGAYDYFMEAVVKGESVPLINPRKTKIAGRDHEYYITKARGYMNEEWIQEVIISELEEKGGVVSLDESKVITVDEALIIASKEGAVVRYVNAKSLFDEIVKGAWDSGDPGLLFIDTINRRHPVWYLGKINATNPCGEEPLLPWESCNLGSINLEKFIIERNGKVEIDWDGLAEIISYGVRFLDNVIDANRYPLKQIEDATKRTRKVGLGVMGLARMFIKLGIAYDSVDAIYLSYQLAKFIFYHAYKASIEVAKEKGPFPTYDSKLYRDIWESALDFNSLLQIAEVADKPSDYVKKLTSVVDKLDFDLLKDERLKYGLRNSTVVSIAPTGTISIIAGTSSSIEPLFALAFVRNVAVGKFIEIDPLFLEYLRKYELDDPEVIQKIAESGIIDDNVFMPRSLRKLFRTAHEVPPIYHVLHQAAWQQWNDSGTSKTINLRSEEPPETVEKVYLLAWKLGIKGITVYRDKSKQQQVIYFGVKKEREEYEKKKEEEGKKTQLLPSSLRMEKKFVEVSETYAGGCKTCEL encoded by the coding sequence ATGGAGCAGTTACTATACTCTACATCTTTAAGAAAGATTAAAGTAATTAAACGAGATGGAAGGGTTGACGAGTTTAAATTAGAGAAGATATTATCTAAACTTTCTTCTGTACCAGATGAGGTAACAGATGGTATAGTTAATGATGTCCAAGCAAATGTTAAGGATAACGCTATAGATACTAGAGCAATTGCTGATATAGTAGAAAGAAATCTCATAGAGAACTCTCTAAAGTATCCTTTCTTAATGGAATTAGCGAAGCGATATGTCTTAGCTAGAATTTACAATCACGTTTTCGGTAAAGGGAAATGGAAAGATTTTAATGAAAAGGACTTGCTTCTCTCTTACAATGCATTAAAAGTATTGGAAGCTAGATACTTATTGAAAGATCCAAATACCTTAAGATATATTGAGACACCACAGATGTTATTCAGAAGAGTAGCCAGATTTCTTGCATCAGTTGAGAGAAAGTATGGTAAGTCTGAGGCTGAAGTTAAACAGTTAGAAGAGAAGTTTTACGAAATGATAAGCAGCCTAAAGTTTGTACCTAATTCGCCAACCTTAATGAATAGTGAAACTAGATTAGGCATCTTATCAGCATGTTTCGTAATTCCAGTTAAAGATGCTATGACTACACCAGAGGGAGATGGTATATATGACGCATTAAGAGCTACTGCTCTGGTTCATCAACAAGGTGGAGGGACAGGTTTCGATTTCTCAGAATTAAGACCTAAGGGCGATGTTGTTGCTTCGACTGCAGGTGTAGCCTCTGGCCCGGTATCATTTATGAAAGTATTTGATGCCTCTACTGATGTCATAAAGCAAGGTGGAAAGAGAAGAGGAGCTAATATGGGAGTTATGCATGCATGGCACGCTGATATTGAGGATTTCATAAGAGCGAAAACTGGACAATTGAAGGACGTTCAGTTGCAGAATTTCAATATTTCTGTAGGTGCTTATGACTACTTTATGGAGGCTGTTGTAAAAGGCGAGAGTGTACCTTTGATTAACCCTAGAAAGACTAAAATAGCAGGAAGGGATCACGAATATTATATTACAAAAGCTAGAGGTTATATGAATGAGGAGTGGATTCAAGAGGTTATCATATCAGAACTAGAAGAAAAAGGTGGAGTAGTTTCATTGGATGAGAGTAAAGTCATTACAGTTGATGAGGCCCTCATAATAGCCTCGAAGGAGGGTGCTGTTGTAAGATATGTTAATGCTAAATCACTATTCGATGAAATCGTTAAAGGAGCTTGGGATAGTGGTGATCCTGGTCTTCTCTTTATTGATACTATTAATAGGAGGCACCCGGTATGGTATTTAGGTAAGATTAACGCTACTAATCCATGTGGTGAAGAGCCACTATTACCTTGGGAGAGTTGCAATTTAGGTTCTATAAATCTAGAGAAATTTATTATAGAGAGAAACGGTAAAGTTGAGATAGATTGGGACGGATTAGCAGAAATTATCAGTTATGGAGTAAGGTTCTTAGATAATGTAATTGATGCAAATCGTTACCCATTAAAGCAAATTGAAGATGCAACCAAGAGGACTAGAAAAGTTGGTTTAGGTGTCATGGGATTAGCCAGGATGTTTATTAAATTGGGTATTGCTTATGATAGCGTAGACGCAATATACTTGTCATACCAATTAGCCAAGTTTATATTCTATCATGCGTATAAGGCATCTATTGAAGTTGCTAAGGAGAAGGGTCCATTCCCTACCTACGATTCAAAATTGTATAGAGATATCTGGGAGAGCGCATTGGACTTCAATTCATTACTTCAAATTGCTGAAGTCGCTGATAAACCGTCAGATTATGTTAAAAAGCTAACTAGTGTAGTGGATAAGTTAGACTTTGATTTACTAAAAGACGAAAGGTTAAAATATGGTTTAAGGAATTCCACTGTAGTTTCTATAGCTCCAACTGGTACTATCTCAATAATAGCCGGAACCTCATCTTCAATAGAGCCACTCTTTGCGTTAGCGTTTGTCAGAAATGTTGCAGTTGGAAAGTTTATAGAGATTGATCCACTTTTCTTAGAGTATCTCAGAAAATATGAGTTAGATGATCCGGAAGTCATTCAGAAGATAGCTGAAAGTGGAATAATTGACGATAATGTATTTATGCCAAGATCATTAAGGAAATTGTTCAGAACTGCTCACGAGGTTCCACCAATTTACCACGTTCTGCATCAAGCAGCTTGGCAACAATGGAATGACTCTGGAACCTCTAAGACTATTAACTTAAGGTCCGAGGAACCACCAGAGACTGTAGAGAAGGTTTATTTATTAGCGTGGAAACTTGGTATAAAAGGTATAACTGTCTATAGAGATAAAAGCAAACAACAACAAGTAATCTACTTCGGAGTTAAAAAAGAGAGGGAAGAATACGAGAAGAAAAAGGAAGAGGAGGGAAAGAAAACACAGTTACTTCCTTCCAGTTTAAGGATGGAAAAGAAGTTTGTCGAAGTTTCAGAGACTTATGCTGGCGGATGTAAAACGTGTGAATTATAA
- a CDS encoding transcriptional regulator: MSLQLPCEFSVREILPAVRSIVAQKLIKERNLSEYKAANLMGLTPAAVSNYLKSRRGSNLRSLLEKDEKFMDLVNEVMERILNSNSNLSVYYCILCSEGKKVLTKHGYTLSPCLYETTVEPK; encoded by the coding sequence ATGTCATTACAGTTACCATGTGAATTTTCAGTTAGGGAGATTTTACCAGCAGTTAGAAGTATAGTTGCTCAAAAACTAATAAAGGAGAGAAATTTATCTGAGTATAAGGCAGCGAATTTAATGGGGTTAACACCAGCAGCAGTTTCAAATTATCTAAAAAGTAGAAGGGGTAGTAATTTAAGATCTCTTCTAGAGAAAGATGAAAAATTTATGGATCTTGTAAATGAAGTTATGGAAAGAATTTTAAACTCAAATTCTAATCTTTCTGTATATTATTGTATTTTATGTTCTGAAGGTAAAAAAGTTCTTACAAAGCATGGGTACACTCTAAGCCCATGCCTATATGAGACTACAGTTGAACCTAAATAG